From a region of the Candidatus Brocadia sp. genome:
- the xseB gene encoding exodeoxyribonuclease VII small subunit, protein MAKIKFEDAVKGLEDIVERLEKGDLPLDETLSKYEQGIKLYKQCIALLEDAEKKIQILVKDENGVFRTRDYELEFTQGNNSK, encoded by the coding sequence ATGGCGAAGATAAAATTTGAGGATGCAGTAAAAGGATTAGAGGATATTGTGGAACGTCTCGAAAAGGGGGATTTGCCGCTCGATGAAACCTTGTCAAAATATGAGCAGGGTATTAAGCTGTATAAGCAGTGTATCGCCTTATTAGAGGATGCAGAAAAAAAGATTCAGATCCTCGTGAAGGACGAAAATGGCGTTTTTCGTACCAGGGATTATGAACTTGAATTCACCCAAGGCAATAATTCAAAATAG